From the genome of Haladaptatus paucihalophilus DX253, one region includes:
- a CDS encoding amidohydrolase, which translates to MADARPLTLRELRRDLHANPESGWKEFRTTALIAHELDERDYTLHLGADAVDEDARLGVPDEADIANAVARAREKGAPESYLERMDDITGLVAEKTYGDGTGPTVGVRVDMDALERSEATDDDHRPARDGFGSTHPNEMHACGHDGHTAIGLGIAREFDENGGFDGTLKLFFQPAEEGGRGGKPMSETDHLADVEYFLALHLGLGNETGMVVAAYEHPLSNAKLDVTFEGAPSHAGNAPNEGRNALQAATTAIQNLYAIPRHADGTTRINVGKVHSPNPQNIVAEEVRMRVEVRGGSAELNDYMLEKARRVVEHAAGMHDVELQTGLYGKTTTFTADDAMIDAVADAASDLDAVSTVVNRADMGGSEDASYLIRRVQENGGEATYIGIGASNPYGHHTARFDIDEDSLNIGVDVVARTVRTL; encoded by the coding sequence ATGGCAGACGCCAGACCGCTCACCCTACGAGAGCTACGCAGAGACTTACACGCGAATCCCGAATCGGGTTGGAAGGAGTTTCGCACGACAGCGCTCATCGCACACGAACTCGACGAGCGCGACTACACCCTTCACCTCGGCGCGGACGCCGTTGACGAGGACGCTCGCCTCGGCGTCCCGGACGAAGCCGACATCGCAAACGCGGTCGCTCGTGCCCGCGAGAAGGGCGCGCCGGAGTCGTACCTCGAACGGATGGACGACATCACCGGACTCGTCGCCGAAAAGACGTACGGAGACGGGACGGGCCCGACCGTCGGCGTCCGGGTCGATATGGACGCGCTCGAACGCAGCGAGGCCACCGACGACGACCACCGCCCCGCACGGGACGGATTCGGGAGCACGCACCCGAACGAGATGCACGCGTGCGGCCACGACGGCCACACTGCCATCGGCCTCGGTATCGCGCGTGAATTCGACGAGAACGGCGGTTTCGACGGGACGTTGAAGCTGTTCTTCCAACCCGCGGAGGAAGGAGGCCGGGGCGGGAAACCGATGAGCGAGACGGACCACCTCGCCGACGTCGAGTATTTCCTCGCGCTTCACCTCGGACTCGGTAACGAGACGGGGATGGTCGTCGCGGCGTACGAACACCCGCTGTCGAACGCGAAACTCGACGTGACGTTCGAGGGAGCCCCGAGTCACGCGGGGAACGCGCCGAACGAGGGACGGAACGCGTTGCAGGCCGCGACGACCGCGATTCAGAACCTCTACGCCATCCCGCGCCACGCCGATGGCACGACCCGCATCAACGTCGGGAAGGTTCACTCGCCGAATCCGCAGAACATCGTCGCCGAGGAGGTCCGGATGCGCGTTGAGGTTCGTGGCGGGTCGGCGGAGCTGAACGACTACATGCTCGAAAAAGCCCGCCGCGTCGTCGAGCACGCGGCCGGAATGCACGACGTGGAACTGCAAACCGGTCTCTACGGGAAGACGACGACGTTCACGGCCGACGATGCGATGATCGACGCCGTTGCCGACGCTGCGTCCGACCTCGATGCCGTCTCCACCGTCGTCAACCGCGCCGACATGGGCGGGAGCGAGGATGCGTCGTACCTCATCCGCCGCGTGCAGGAGAACGGCGGTGAAGCGACCTACATCGGTATCGGCGCGAGCAACCCGTACGGCCACCACACGGCGCGGTTCGACATCGACGAGGACTCCCTCAATATCGGGGTCGATGTCGTCGCTCGAACCGTTCGCACGCTCTAG
- a CDS encoding ABC transporter permease — protein MATKDHAETDTFDAGSAPGTHHSQFQMFWKEFRRNKLSMIGGAIIGTMVLLALFAPYVAPHDPTVQFEAPEGEHNPMPMGTKMIVENENGDAVGTMTAYLGTDHHGRDILSRILYGLRTLMTVSLGVVFFAMLIGVSAGAIAGYYRNSWIDEIIMRFMDILFSFPSLILAIAVLGVLGVGETEYGSFVLPNLLKIIIVIGVVYIPSFARVMRGSVLKEMEEDYIDAAKALGASDRHILVKDIAVNTLPTVVVQGTLYMGTAVLASAALSFLGLGIQPPKASLGLMLSNARGYLYSGEWWYSVFPGAVIVLTILGFNLLGDGLRDALDPRYTEETRE, from the coding sequence ATGGCAACGAAAGACCACGCAGAGACGGACACGTTCGACGCTGGGTCGGCCCCCGGAACGCACCACTCGCAGTTCCAGATGTTCTGGAAGGAGTTCCGGCGCAACAAGCTGTCGATGATCGGCGGTGCGATAATCGGCACGATGGTCCTCCTCGCGTTGTTCGCTCCCTACGTCGCCCCGCACGACCCGACCGTACAGTTCGAGGCACCCGAGGGCGAGCACAACCCGATGCCGATGGGTACCAAGATGATCGTCGAAAACGAGAACGGCGACGCGGTCGGAACGATGACCGCGTACCTCGGGACGGACCATCACGGCCGCGACATCCTCTCGCGCATCCTCTACGGTTTGCGTACCCTGATGACGGTGTCGCTCGGCGTCGTCTTCTTCGCCATGCTCATCGGCGTGAGCGCGGGTGCGATAGCCGGGTACTACCGGAACTCGTGGATCGACGAGATAATCATGCGGTTCATGGACATCCTCTTCTCGTTCCCGAGCCTCATCCTCGCCATCGCGGTGCTGGGCGTCTTGGGCGTCGGGGAGACGGAGTACGGGTCGTTCGTGCTTCCGAACCTGCTGAAGATAATCATCGTCATCGGCGTCGTCTACATTCCGAGTTTCGCCCGCGTCATGCGCGGCTCCGTGCTCAAGGAGATGGAAGAGGATTACATCGACGCCGCCAAGGCGCTCGGGGCGAGCGACCGACACATTCTCGTGAAGGACATCGCCGTGAACACGCTGCCCACCGTCGTCGTTCAGGGCACGCTGTACATGGGAACGGCCGTGCTGGCGAGCGCCGCGCTGTCGTTCCTCGGCCTCGGTATCCAACCCCCGAAGGCGAGTCTCGGGTTGATGCTGTCGAACGCCCGCGGCTACCTCTACAGCGGCGAGTGGTGGTACTCGGTGTTCCCGGGCGCGGTCATCGTGCTCACCATCCTCGGGTTCAACCTGCTCGGTGACGGGCTCCGCGACGCACTCGACCCGCGATACACGGAGGAGACGAGAGAATGA
- a CDS encoding ABC transporter substrate-binding protein yields MEEDDIIEYNLNRRQFVGVAGVLAGTALAGCSGKTDDDGGDGDGGGGGGGGNGKKTRLNVAISAEVWNFDPALWTDTATSTVGGLIFDEVIELTPDEELKPGLVTEVPEPKNGGKAFEYTLRDGITFHNGDDVTIEDFKYSVDWILNPDNNSPVKSRMPFVESSEIVGDRTLRLNTSKSFGTLNWWLTRSLEGIVPKGSRGETKDGKGPSGLSTNLTNDPGGAGTGPYEFVEWKSGSHVLLKKNENYWKDGIPSVDEVKFNFIGENSTRLANLRSGTIDLTDKVPPKDFSGLKGQPDITAESVPGNLTQVLYVNLMEAEGNPMSNVHNRRAVLYGIDGDEILDEIFHGQGVVQKGPWYPDSEWTSPKLKKMELYDPKKARSELEQAGNPDGFELDIIATKGSWFKDEAIVIQEQLSNIGIDVSVTAVDKSTLFDQVYGTNKWHAAMEDWGQSIPVVTSWLESGYADNNHNHNNWHHQSDDLMDIYAPSGPEPPADAKGDYSNGHEWYVAQLREAQAATDKETQKEIVYRLQEYLVEHAIQIDIAYVNKLEAWRNSVSNYDIGTFVDEYRNVEVGE; encoded by the coding sequence ATGGAAGAAGACGACATAATCGAATACAATCTGAACAGACGGCAGTTCGTCGGCGTCGCTGGCGTACTGGCTGGAACGGCGCTAGCGGGATGTTCCGGAAAGACCGACGACGACGGCGGTGACGGCGACGGTGGCGGCGGTGGCGGTGGCGGCAACGGCAAGAAGACCCGGTTGAACGTCGCCATCTCCGCGGAAGTGTGGAACTTCGACCCCGCGCTCTGGACGGACACCGCCACGAGCACCGTCGGTGGCCTCATCTTCGACGAGGTCATCGAACTGACCCCCGACGAGGAACTGAAGCCCGGTCTCGTGACGGAAGTCCCGGAACCGAAGAACGGCGGGAAAGCGTTCGAGTACACGCTCCGCGACGGTATCACGTTCCACAACGGCGACGACGTGACCATCGAGGACTTCAAGTACTCCGTCGATTGGATTCTGAACCCCGATAACAACTCTCCGGTCAAGAGCCGGATGCCGTTCGTGGAGAGCAGCGAAATCGTCGGCGACCGGACGCTCAGGCTGAACACGTCGAAATCGTTCGGCACGCTCAACTGGTGGCTCACCCGGAGTCTCGAAGGAATCGTCCCGAAGGGGTCGCGCGGCGAGACGAAAGACGGGAAGGGTCCGAGCGGTCTCTCGACGAATCTCACGAACGACCCGGGCGGTGCGGGCACCGGCCCATACGAGTTCGTCGAGTGGAAGAGCGGGAGTCACGTCCTGTTGAAGAAGAACGAGAACTACTGGAAGGACGGCATCCCGTCTGTCGATGAGGTCAAGTTCAACTTCATCGGGGAGAACTCCACGCGCCTCGCCAACCTCCGCTCCGGCACGATAGACCTCACGGACAAGGTTCCGCCGAAGGACTTCTCGGGGCTGAAAGGCCAGCCCGACATCACGGCGGAGTCGGTTCCCGGCAACCTCACGCAGGTGCTCTACGTGAACCTCATGGAAGCGGAGGGCAACCCGATGAGCAACGTCCACAACCGGCGCGCGGTGCTGTACGGCATCGACGGCGACGAGATTCTGGACGAAATTTTCCACGGACAGGGCGTCGTCCAGAAGGGGCCGTGGTACCCCGACAGCGAGTGGACGTCGCCGAAGCTCAAGAAGATGGAGCTCTACGACCCGAAGAAGGCCCGTTCGGAGCTTGAGCAAGCAGGCAACCCCGACGGCTTCGAGTTGGACATCATCGCCACCAAGGGTTCGTGGTTCAAGGACGAAGCGATCGTCATCCAGGAGCAGTTGTCCAACATCGGCATCGACGTGAGCGTCACCGCCGTGGACAAGTCGACCCTGTTCGATCAGGTCTACGGCACGAACAAGTGGCACGCCGCCATGGAAGACTGGGGCCAGTCGATTCCGGTCGTGACGTCCTGGCTGGAGTCCGGCTACGCGGACAACAACCACAACCACAACAACTGGCACCACCAGTCGGACGATTTGATGGACATCTACGCTCCGAGCGGACCCGAACCGCCAGCGGACGCCAAAGGCGACTACTCGAACGGACACGAGTGGTACGTCGCACAGCTGCGCGAGGCGCAGGCCGCGACGGACAAAGAAACGCAGAAAGAGATCGTCTACCGGCTCCAGGAGTACCTCGTCGAGCACGCGATTCAGATCGACATCGCGTACGTGAACAAGCTCGAAGCGTGGCGCAACTCGGTCAGCAACTACGACATCGGCACGTTCGTCGACGAGTACCGGAACGTCGAGGTCGGCGAGTAA
- a CDS encoding ABC transporter permease: MGRYVAKRLLLTIPVLLGVSVVVFALVHLAPGGPVRVMLGPLQNEKLVNQIRHDMGLDKPVYVQYGLWMVDAIQGDFGTSWTVQQGAPVTDLIVERLPLTVELSILSMIMAILIAIPTGIISAVRQDRIEDHAARIAALTGISIPDFWLGIILIMVFAVQFSFPWATGGWTPPWVDPVANLQQLVLPVITLGTAYSALIARMMRSEMLDTLNQDYIKTAKAMGISGREVILKDASKNALIPVVTVIGVGLGQLMNGAILTETVFNLPGVGKLLILAIDRRDYRVIQALILFISMVFVFANLAVDVLYAYLDPRIRYDGRN; the protein is encoded by the coding sequence ATGGGACGCTACGTCGCAAAACGCCTGCTGCTGACGATACCAGTCCTGCTCGGCGTCAGCGTCGTGGTGTTCGCGCTGGTTCACCTCGCGCCGGGCGGCCCCGTTCGCGTGATGCTCGGGCCGCTCCAAAACGAAAAGCTCGTCAACCAGATTCGACACGATATGGGGCTGGATAAACCGGTGTACGTCCAGTACGGGCTGTGGATGGTCGATGCCATACAGGGTGACTTCGGAACGTCCTGGACCGTCCAACAGGGAGCGCCGGTGACGGACCTCATCGTGGAGCGACTGCCGCTGACGGTCGAACTGTCGATACTCAGTATGATAATGGCGATACTCATCGCCATTCCGACCGGCATCATCAGCGCCGTTCGCCAGGACCGAATCGAGGACCACGCGGCGCGCATCGCCGCGCTGACCGGCATCTCCATCCCCGATTTCTGGTTGGGGATCATCCTCATCATGGTGTTCGCGGTCCAGTTCTCCTTCCCGTGGGCGACGGGCGGGTGGACGCCGCCGTGGGTCGACCCGGTAGCGAACCTTCAGCAGTTGGTACTGCCCGTGATCACGCTCGGGACGGCCTACTCCGCGCTCATCGCGCGGATGATGCGCTCCGAGATGCTCGATACGCTCAACCAAGACTACATCAAAACCGCGAAGGCGATGGGAATCAGCGGCCGCGAAGTGATACTGAAAGACGCCTCCAAGAACGCACTCATCCCGGTCGTCACCGTCATCGGCGTCGGTCTCGGCCAACTGATGAACGGGGCGATTCTGACGGAGACCGTGTTCAATCTGCCGGGCGTCGGAAAGCTCCTGATACTCGCCATCGACCGGCGGGATTACCGCGTTATCCAGGCACTCATCCTGTTCATCTCGATGGTGTTCGTCTTCGCGAACCTCGCGGTCGACGTACTGTACGCCTACCTCGACCCCCGAATCCGATACGACGGGAGGAACTGA
- a CDS encoding M20 family metallo-hydrolase has protein sequence MQVDQERLRRDIERNGQFGAIDVDEGHGRTVLTGSDADRRAREYFVSRLTDAGLSVSVDAVGNIVGRWTPEGANPDAAPVAAGSHLDSVPEGGIFDGPLGVYAALEAVRTLQASDADLRRPVEVVSFTEEEGARFSFGLLGSSVATGVRTAEEALSLTDDEGRTLEKHLQNVGFAGDDEIRAGDWSAWAELHVEQGTTLESAGTQVGVVDAITGITNCRVEVDGEADHAGATPMYERSDAFTTASEFVVDFRRAAEDVVTSISPTAVGTVGRCDVTPNARNIVPGHVELHMDIRDVEYESMNVLADRARQSLSRLERDAPVRTEFDRYRDQQPSRMADRCVEAAVGAAEACDIIPQKMHSAAMHDTANVSSVTDTVLLFAPSRNGLSHNPLEWTDWDDCAAATDVLATTLARLAS, from the coding sequence ATGCAGGTTGACCAGGAACGCCTTCGTCGCGACATCGAACGTAACGGCCAGTTCGGCGCCATCGACGTCGACGAAGGACACGGCAGGACAGTACTCACGGGAAGCGACGCGGACCGACGCGCGCGGGAATACTTCGTTTCGCGGCTCACGGACGCCGGACTCTCGGTGTCCGTCGACGCGGTTGGAAACATCGTCGGCCGGTGGACGCCGGAGGGGGCAAACCCCGACGCCGCACCCGTCGCGGCCGGGAGCCACCTCGATTCCGTTCCCGAGGGCGGCATCTTCGACGGGCCGCTCGGCGTCTACGCGGCGCTCGAAGCCGTCAGGACGCTGCAGGCTTCGGACGCGGACCTCCGGCGGCCGGTCGAGGTCGTCTCGTTCACCGAGGAAGAGGGTGCGCGGTTCTCGTTCGGGTTGCTCGGGTCGTCCGTCGCAACCGGTGTTCGAACGGCCGAGGAGGCGCTGTCGCTCACTGACGACGAGGGGCGCACTCTTGAGAAGCATCTGCAGAACGTCGGCTTCGCGGGCGACGACGAAATCCGCGCGGGCGACTGGTCAGCGTGGGCGGAACTGCACGTAGAACAGGGGACGACGTTAGAATCGGCGGGGACGCAGGTCGGCGTCGTGGACGCCATCACCGGCATCACGAACTGCAGGGTCGAAGTCGATGGTGAGGCGGACCACGCGGGTGCGACGCCGATGTACGAACGGTCCGACGCGTTCACGACCGCGAGCGAGTTCGTGGTCGACTTCCGTCGCGCCGCGGAAGACGTGGTTACCTCGATCAGTCCGACGGCCGTCGGAACGGTGGGACGGTGCGACGTCACGCCGAACGCTCGAAACATCGTACCCGGACACGTCGAACTCCACATGGACATCCGCGACGTCGAGTACGAGTCGATGAACGTGCTCGCGGACCGCGCCCGTCAGTCGCTCTCGCGCCTCGAACGCGATGCGCCGGTTCGAACCGAATTCGACCGGTACCGCGACCAGCAACCCAGTCGGATGGCCGACCGATGTGTCGAAGCGGCGGTAGGCGCAGCCGAGGCGTGCGATATCATCCCGCAGAAGATGCACTCCGCTGCAATGCACGATACTGCAAACGTCTCGTCCGTGACCGACACCGTGCTCCTGTTCGCCCCCTCTCGGAACGGCCTGTCGCACAACCCGCTCGAATGGACCGACTGGGACGATTGCGCCGCAGCGACCGATGTGCTTGCGACGACGCTAGCACGCTTGGCTAGCTAA
- a CDS encoding ABC transporter ATP-binding protein yields MTDAPLVEVRGLRKHFVQNDGLIDRLMGAEERIKAVDGVDFEIERGETLGLVGESGSGKSTTARSLLRLDEPTAGTVRYDGTDLTELSAGEMKAMRKRIQMVFQDPASSLNRRKTISQLLKQPMEIHGLYEGERDERVDELMETVGLPPQLSNRYPHEFSGGQRQRVGIARALAVDPEFIVADEPVSALDVSIQAQILNLLMDLQDELDLTILFIAHDLSVIRHFCDRVAVMYLGEIVEVADGSDLFESPQHPYTKSLLRAIPEPDPALARTRTALEGEVPSPLDPPSGCSFHSRCPNATEECMATDPPLEAISGANDGHEAACIHVDEFEYGTGFVAEEAVVDDRFSIEGFDHADEPVADGGRSDNE; encoded by the coding sequence ATGACTGACGCCCCGCTGGTGGAAGTGCGCGGCCTGCGCAAGCACTTCGTCCAGAACGACGGACTTATCGACCGCCTGATGGGCGCAGAGGAGCGCATCAAGGCCGTCGATGGCGTCGATTTCGAAATCGAACGCGGCGAGACGCTCGGTCTCGTCGGCGAGTCCGGAAGCGGAAAGTCCACGACGGCGCGGTCGCTCCTGCGCCTCGACGAGCCGACGGCGGGGACGGTTCGCTACGACGGAACCGACCTCACCGAGCTGTCCGCGGGCGAAATGAAGGCGATGCGAAAGCGAATCCAGATGGTGTTTCAGGACCCCGCGTCGAGCCTCAATCGTCGAAAGACCATCTCGCAGCTCCTCAAGCAGCCGATGGAGATCCACGGACTGTACGAGGGCGAGCGCGACGAGCGCGTAGACGAACTGATGGAAACGGTCGGCCTCCCGCCACAGTTATCCAATCGGTATCCGCACGAGTTCTCGGGCGGTCAGCGCCAGCGCGTCGGTATCGCCCGCGCGCTCGCGGTCGACCCGGAGTTCATCGTCGCCGACGAACCCGTTTCGGCGCTCGACGTCTCCATCCAAGCCCAGATACTCAACTTGCTGATGGACCTGCAGGACGAGTTGGACTTGACCATCCTGTTCATCGCCCACGACCTCAGCGTCATCCGCCACTTCTGTGACCGCGTGGCGGTCATGTACCTCGGCGAAATCGTGGAGGTTGCGGACGGATCGGACCTCTTCGAGAGTCCGCAACACCCGTACACGAAATCGCTCCTCCGCGCGATTCCGGAACCGGACCCGGCCCTCGCCCGCACGCGAACCGCGCTGGAGGGAGAGGTACCCTCGCCGCTCGACCCCCCGAGTGGCTGTTCGTTCCACTCTCGCTGTCCGAACGCTACCGAGGAGTGCATGGCGACTGACCCGCCGCTGGAGGCGATTTCCGGGGCGAACGACGGCCACGAAGCGGCCTGCATCCACGTCGATGAGTTCGAGTACGGAACGGGATTCGTCGCCGAGGAGGCGGTCGTGGACGACCGATTCAGCATCGAAGGGTTCGACCACGCCGACGAACCGGTCGCGGACGGCGGCCGGTCGGATAACGAATGA
- a CDS encoding ABC transporter ATP-binding protein — MSDPILSVRNLVTRFYTDEGTVKAVDGSSFDLHEGETLGIVGESGSGKSVTALSVMRLIDDPGRIESGSVRYNGDDLLEKSEAEMRAIRGNEISMMFQDPMTSLNPVFTIGEQIRRVILRHQDVSKQEAHERTISLMTDVGIPEPEARVDSYPHQFSGGMRQRALLAMAISCEPDILIADEPTTALDVTIEAQIFEVLDDLQEKYGMSIILITHDLGVVAGTCDRVAVAYGGRIVERADVDDLFENPRHPYTRGLMRSLPTLRGQMDRLVPVKGDVPNLAALPSGCSFHPRCPHATDACREYDPELRSVEPNREAACIHARGYGPISKETGTAPRTEAATDGGVVDD; from the coding sequence ATGAGCGACCCGATACTGTCGGTTCGCAACCTCGTCACCCGGTTCTACACGGACGAGGGAACGGTGAAAGCCGTCGACGGCTCCTCGTTCGACCTCCACGAGGGCGAAACCCTCGGCATCGTCGGCGAGAGCGGGTCCGGAAAGAGCGTCACTGCGCTCTCCGTGATGCGACTCATCGACGACCCCGGACGCATCGAGAGCGGAAGCGTCCGCTACAACGGCGACGACCTGTTGGAGAAGAGCGAAGCGGAGATGCGCGCGATACGCGGCAACGAGATATCGATGATGTTCCAGGACCCGATGACGAGTTTGAACCCGGTGTTCACCATCGGCGAACAGATCCGCCGCGTCATCCTGCGGCATCAGGACGTCTCGAAGCAAGAAGCACACGAGCGGACCATCTCGCTCATGACGGACGTGGGCATCCCGGAACCGGAGGCTCGCGTCGACAGCTACCCGCACCAGTTCTCGGGCGGCATGCGCCAGCGCGCGCTGCTCGCGATGGCCATCTCCTGCGAACCGGACATACTCATCGCGGACGAACCGACGACGGCGCTCGACGTGACCATCGAGGCACAGATATTCGAGGTGCTCGACGACCTCCAGGAGAAGTACGGGATGAGCATCATCCTCATCACGCACGACCTCGGCGTCGTCGCCGGGACGTGCGACCGCGTTGCGGTCGCGTACGGCGGTCGAATCGTCGAACGCGCGGACGTGGACGACCTCTTCGAGAACCCGCGCCACCCCTACACGCGCGGGCTGATGCGTTCGCTACCGACGCTGCGGGGACAGATGGACCGACTGGTCCCCGTCAAAGGCGACGTGCCGAACCTCGCCGCCCTGCCGTCCGGGTGTTCGTTCCATCCGCGATGTCCGCACGCGACGGACGCGTGTCGTGAGTACGACCCGGAACTGCGGTCGGTCGAACCGAACCGCGAGGCCGCCTGCATCCACGCCCGCGGATACGGCCCGATATCGAAGGAGACGGGAACCGCTCCACGTACCGAGGCCGCCACCGACGGAGGGGTGGTCGATGACTGA
- a CDS encoding cation:proton antiporter domain-containing protein, translating into MASELLLVAALVIGLGVASKLIGDRYSIPSVVFLLGAGILFGPEGFGLIDPRLFGGSLSTLVSLSVAIIVFEGAFNLDVDTLRQAPASTLRLVTIGSAITLMGLGVAIHTFLGLQWSLSLVISALLVATGPTVITPILDQVDVRENVRAILEIEGIVNDVVAAVLAAVLFEVLALGHGFPLVGGSVQRSVLTEFLSRIGLGVIVGTAIAALSAYVLRYLSESPQHSRITALATALLSFAIADSLASEAGIVSVAVAGILLGNANIPYHEAVSEFKDDITVVVLGVVYVLLAALLTIEDLFALGIGGLAVILVTAYVVRPLGVWLATRRASFTPNERLFISFVGPRGIVPASVATLFSLELAAEGVPNANSVVSVVFLVILVTVVVQAGSARFLAERLDIIPMKILIIGGGRTGRTLADRLEQRGENPVIVERDDATVAELRRNGYSVVHGNGTKAAILKEAGIGNATKVAATTGSDDQNILTCQTARTRFGVDDLVAQVNDPENREAFEDLGVRTVSPILATAYTMDNMMIRPGMFPWLSEFADDRDVSDVTVSNQAAIGTTIAELDLPEGCIVGLIKKNGERLVPMPDTTLERGDVVTLLGRVDAIDEARSNLTEVI; encoded by the coding sequence GTGGCCTCGGAACTATTGCTGGTAGCGGCGCTCGTGATCGGCCTCGGTGTCGCCTCGAAGCTAATCGGTGACCGATACAGCATCCCCAGCGTGGTATTTCTACTCGGTGCCGGTATTCTCTTTGGCCCTGAAGGGTTCGGGCTGATAGACCCCCGGCTGTTCGGCGGGTCGCTCTCGACACTCGTTTCCCTCTCGGTAGCGATAATCGTCTTCGAAGGAGCGTTCAACCTCGACGTCGATACGTTACGGCAAGCCCCCGCATCGACGCTCAGACTCGTGACTATCGGCTCCGCGATCACGCTCATGGGGCTCGGCGTTGCGATACACACCTTCCTCGGCCTGCAATGGAGTCTTTCGCTCGTTATTTCGGCCCTCCTTGTAGCAACTGGTCCGACGGTAATTACACCGATTCTCGACCAGGTGGACGTGCGAGAGAACGTTCGCGCAATTCTCGAAATCGAAGGTATCGTCAACGATGTCGTCGCGGCCGTTCTCGCAGCCGTACTATTTGAGGTTTTGGCGCTAGGACATGGTTTCCCGCTCGTTGGTGGATCGGTTCAGCGGTCCGTCCTCACCGAGTTCCTCTCGCGAATCGGACTCGGTGTCATCGTCGGCACTGCCATAGCAGCGTTATCAGCGTATGTGCTGCGCTATTTGAGTGAATCCCCACAACACTCTCGCATTACGGCATTGGCGACGGCTCTGCTATCATTCGCCATTGCTGACAGCCTCGCCTCGGAAGCAGGCATCGTGTCGGTTGCCGTCGCTGGAATCCTCCTTGGAAACGCAAACATCCCGTACCACGAGGCAGTTTCCGAGTTTAAAGACGACATCACAGTCGTAGTACTGGGCGTGGTCTACGTGTTGCTCGCCGCGCTGCTCACGATTGAAGATCTGTTCGCGCTTGGCATCGGAGGATTAGCCGTGATCCTCGTCACAGCGTACGTCGTGCGCCCGCTTGGGGTCTGGCTCGCCACGCGACGGGCATCGTTCACCCCCAACGAACGGTTGTTCATCTCTTTCGTCGGACCGCGCGGGATCGTCCCAGCATCCGTAGCAACGCTATTCTCGCTCGAGCTGGCAGCTGAGGGCGTTCCAAACGCGAACAGTGTCGTCAGTGTTGTGTTCCTCGTCATCCTCGTGACTGTCGTCGTCCAAGCGGGGAGTGCTCGATTTCTTGCCGAACGTCTCGACATCATTCCAATGAAAATACTCATCATCGGTGGTGGCCGTACCGGCCGCACACTAGCAGACAGACTCGAACAGCGCGGAGAAAACCCCGTCATTGTCGAACGCGACGATGCGACGGTTGCGGAACTTCGTCGAAACGGCTACTCGGTAGTCCACGGCAACGGAACGAAAGCTGCCATTCTCAAGGAGGCGGGCATCGGGAACGCAACGAAAGTCGCTGCGACAACAGGTAGCGACGACCAGAACATCTTGACGTGCCAAACCGCCCGAACCCGGTTTGGGGTCGACGATCTCGTTGCTCAGGTGAACGATCCCGAAAACCGTGAAGCCTTCGAGGATCTCGGAGTTCGGACGGTTTCACCGATTCTAGCGACGGCGTACACGATGGACAACATGATGATACGACCCGGAATGTTCCCGTGGCTGTCCGAGTTTGCCGACGACAGGGACGTCTCCGATGTGACTGTGAGCAATCAAGCGGCGATTGGAACTACCATCGCAGAGCTCGACCTCCCCGAGGGATGTATCGTCGGACTGATCAAGAAAAACGGAGAGCGGCTCGTTCCAATGCCGGATACCACCCTCGAGCGTGGTGATGTGGTAACGCTCCTTGGCCGAGTAGATGCGATTGATGAGGCTCGATCCAACCTTACGGAAGTCATATGA
- a CDS encoding TetR/AcrR family transcriptional regulator produces the protein MTADSSDSEWSTSEERIMEATHRALLRDGYAQLSISRIASELDQSKASLYYHYDSKEDLLLSFLEYVTDRLESNIYTSNDESPSQELEQFIEMLLPLQLDDTESQLRAAMVELRSQAVMDEKFRKQFTEIDDRIVDHLERIIDRGIDEGEFRNVDSTRVAEHIFATFSGVMYNRATTNRENAPAAVRVALSSYLNKDLMKR, from the coding sequence ATGACAGCGGATTCATCTGACAGTGAGTGGAGTACGTCCGAAGAGCGAATTATGGAAGCAACGCACCGTGCACTACTCCGAGACGGATACGCACAGCTCTCTATTTCGCGGATAGCCTCCGAATTGGACCAGTCGAAAGCCTCTCTGTATTATCATTACGACTCGAAAGAGGATCTCTTGCTATCGTTTCTGGAGTACGTAACCGATCGATTAGAATCGAACATCTATACGAGTAATGATGAATCCCCGAGCCAAGAGCTCGAACAATTCATAGAGATGCTTCTACCGTTACAACTTGATGATACCGAGAGTCAGTTACGAGCTGCAATGGTCGAGCTTCGTTCACAAGCAGTGATGGACGAGAAGTTCCGTAAGCAGTTTACCGAAATCGATGACCGAATTGTAGACCACCTCGAAAGGATCATCGATCGGGGGATTGACGAAGGAGAGTTTCGGAACGTCGATTCTACGCGTGTTGCGGAACACATATTTGCTACTTTTAGCGGCGTAATGTATAATCGGGCAACAACCAATCGAGAGAACGCACCCGCAGCAGTTCGCGTTGCATTATCTTCATACCTCAATAAGGATCTGATGAAGCGATGA